The Bifidobacterium animalis subsp. animalis ATCC 25527 genome has a segment encoding these proteins:
- a CDS encoding ABC1 kinase family protein translates to MSDKNSDKSKRETEAHELRRDVRREEAGQRRQQRKDAREARHLEHEEKHETSELIDLSNRLENQEAHSDGPAFDNPTDDALRATVETAESEKILHLGDEVDEQGAIIEHNLQREEAEQSGGETSETAAQPETPAPQSAQSERPADAHTHDIPVSIARRQQPQVEETIGLFGAHKRNFSSEYHLTRMSKAKRLKQIGKIALEYDALRGLTPVKMRLMFEALGPTFVKVGQILSMRSEILPESFCAELSKLRADADPMPYAIVLETLENEYQRPIDEIFEHIDTTPLGSASLAQVHRATLKTGEDVAVKVQRPGVRETMAQDVSIMRSLAKGATKIMHNSQVVDFRGVVEELWETFDEETNFLNEARNLAEFKRFCSHYAYMDCPTPFTDLCTEHVLVMQYIDGIPISHTRELIDDGYSLNEIGTKLVDNYAAQILDAGFFHADPHPGNIEIRDGKIILLDLGMTGRLDARTRMALKQMLFAVAKQNSADLADALLRFAGTDVERADYPSLLGDLDGIVEEFGTVDLADLDLAAFITSLTQMARRHGIEIPSSVTTVGRALVTLEGLLDEFIPNVNMIEIISQHIESSKTPVEMVKSEVKRLGIESEQALHSGLKGIVDAQTALHMLTRGELKMNLELVGSEEPLSQMSDMVNRLTMALIVVGLFIGSSIVYYAGMKPIIFGIPVVGFLGYVAAFVLSVWIVIDILIKRHAAKHKTRK, encoded by the coding sequence ATGAGCGACAAGAACAGCGACAAGTCCAAGCGAGAAACCGAGGCGCATGAGCTCAGGCGTGACGTGCGACGCGAGGAGGCCGGGCAGCGCCGGCAGCAGCGCAAGGACGCCCGCGAGGCACGCCATCTCGAACACGAGGAGAAGCACGAGACCTCCGAGCTCATCGACCTGAGCAACCGTTTGGAGAACCAGGAGGCCCACAGCGACGGCCCGGCCTTCGACAATCCGACCGACGACGCATTGCGGGCGACGGTGGAGACCGCCGAATCCGAGAAGATCCTGCATCTTGGCGATGAGGTGGACGAACAAGGCGCCATCATCGAACACAATCTGCAGCGCGAGGAAGCCGAGCAGTCCGGCGGCGAGACGAGTGAAACCGCGGCACAGCCGGAAACGCCAGCGCCGCAATCTGCGCAGTCCGAACGCCCGGCGGACGCGCACACCCACGACATCCCGGTGAGCATCGCGCGCAGGCAGCAGCCGCAGGTCGAGGAGACGATCGGTCTGTTCGGCGCGCACAAGCGCAATTTCTCGAGCGAATACCACCTGACGCGCATGAGCAAGGCGAAACGCCTCAAGCAGATTGGCAAGATCGCGCTCGAATACGACGCGCTGCGCGGACTCACGCCGGTCAAGATGCGCCTTATGTTCGAAGCGCTCGGGCCCACCTTCGTGAAGGTCGGTCAGATTCTGTCGATGCGGTCGGAGATTCTGCCCGAGTCGTTCTGCGCCGAGCTTTCCAAACTGCGTGCGGACGCCGACCCGATGCCGTACGCGATCGTGCTCGAAACACTGGAGAACGAATACCAGCGGCCCATCGACGAGATCTTCGAGCACATCGACACCACGCCGCTCGGCTCCGCATCGCTCGCGCAGGTGCACCGTGCGACGCTGAAGACCGGCGAGGACGTGGCCGTGAAGGTGCAGCGGCCGGGCGTGCGCGAAACAATGGCGCAGGATGTCTCGATCATGCGCTCGCTCGCCAAGGGCGCCACGAAGATCATGCACAACTCGCAGGTGGTCGATTTCCGCGGCGTGGTGGAGGAGCTGTGGGAGACCTTCGACGAGGAGACGAACTTCCTGAACGAGGCGCGTAATCTGGCCGAATTCAAACGGTTTTGCTCGCACTATGCGTACATGGACTGCCCGACGCCGTTCACCGACCTGTGCACTGAGCACGTGCTCGTCATGCAATACATCGACGGCATACCGATCTCGCATACGCGCGAACTGATCGACGACGGCTACTCGCTCAACGAGATCGGCACCAAGCTCGTCGACAACTACGCCGCGCAGATTCTTGACGCCGGCTTCTTCCACGCCGACCCCCACCCCGGCAACATCGAGATTCGCGACGGCAAGATCATTCTGCTCGACCTCGGCATGACTGGCAGACTCGACGCGCGCACCCGCATGGCCCTCAAACAGATGCTGTTCGCCGTGGCCAAGCAGAACTCGGCGGACCTCGCCGACGCGCTGCTCCGCTTCGCCGGCACCGATGTGGAGCGGGCGGACTACCCGTCGCTGCTCGGCGATCTCGACGGCATTGTGGAGGAGTTCGGCACCGTGGACCTCGCCGACCTCGATCTGGCGGCGTTCATCACCTCGCTCACGCAGATGGCACGCCGGCACGGCATAGAGATCCCCAGCTCGGTGACCACGGTGGGCCGCGCGCTCGTGACGTTGGAGGGTCTGCTCGACGAGTTCATTCCGAACGTCAACATGATTGAGATCATCTCCCAGCACATCGAATCGTCGAAAACGCCGGTGGAGATGGTGAAATCCGAGGTGAAGAGACTCGGCATAGAGAGCGAGCAGGCGCTGCACAGCGGGCTCAAGGGCATCGTGGACGCGCAGACCGCCCTGCACATGCTCACGCGCGGCGAACTCAAGATGAATCTCGAGCTCGTGGGATCCGAGGAGCCGCTCAGCCAGATGAGCGACATGGTGAACCGGCTGACGATGGCACTCATTGTGGTCGGTCTGTTCATCGGCTCCTCGATCGTGTATTACGCCGGCATGAAGCCGATCATCTTCGGCATACCGGTGGTCGGGTTCCTCGGGTACGTGGCGGCGTTCGTGCTGTCGGTCTGGATCGTGATCGACATTCTGATCAAACGGCACGCGGCGAAACACAAGACGCGCAAGTAG
- the upp gene encoding uracil phosphoribosyltransferase translates to MELHVLNHPLIEHKLTVLRDKNTPSSTFRELVSELVSLEAYEATRNLEVVDKPIETPVAPMVGKQIAKPRPIIVPVLRAGLGMLDGMTRMMPSAEVGFLGMKRDEEHPTQQITYANRLPDDLSGRQCFLIDPMLATGGTLVTATHYLMDKGAKDVTAICIIAAPEGIKFVEENIREGINFRVVVCGVDEGLNDKSYIVPGLGDAGDRLYGVID, encoded by the coding sequence ATGGAATTGCATGTACTCAATCACCCGCTCATCGAGCACAAGCTCACGGTGCTCCGCGACAAGAACACCCCCTCCTCCACGTTCCGCGAACTCGTCTCCGAGCTCGTCTCGCTGGAGGCCTACGAAGCGACCCGCAATCTCGAGGTCGTAGACAAGCCGATCGAGACCCCGGTCGCGCCCATGGTCGGCAAGCAGATTGCCAAGCCGCGCCCAATCATCGTGCCGGTGCTGCGCGCCGGTCTGGGCATGCTCGACGGCATGACGCGCATGATGCCGAGCGCCGAGGTCGGCTTCCTGGGAATGAAGCGCGACGAGGAGCACCCGACCCAGCAGATCACGTACGCGAACCGCCTGCCTGACGATCTCTCCGGCCGCCAGTGCTTCCTCATCGACCCGATGCTCGCGACCGGCGGCACGCTCGTCACCGCGACACACTATCTGATGGACAAGGGTGCCAAGGATGTCACGGCGATCTGCATCATCGCCGCTCCGGAGGGCATCAAGTTCGTCGAGGAGAACATTCGCGAAGGTATTAACTTCCGCGTGGTCGTGTGCGGCGTCGACGAAGGCCTCAATGACAAGAGCTACATCGTCCCCGGCCTGGGCGACGCCGGCGATCGCCTCTACGGCGTCATCGACTGA
- a CDS encoding glycerophosphodiester phosphodiesterase family protein yields the protein MANALKKALIGGAVAAGLGVWAVAPRTFNNKRKNYVPTLPDVLYAHRGLHDAGSGLSQQHAGESGEYIALARRMALRAGYGSIDEPGPLAPENSLAAFAAAAEAGYGIELDVQLTLDNKVVVAHDPDLLRVAGDPRNIRDLTYDELVRIPLFPTAAPGAEVSPLLPGATENPPLVTTPSQAQAGYYQHVPLLEDVLRVVDGRVPIIVEFKFENYRTWDDRDEELMQTAADLLDAYQGLYVVESFNPAAMNWYKREHPDVCRGQLAEDTAFTANPMLWMGGKLMFNEISRPDFVAYDFKNGDGAMLRFVRRMGAMAVAWTVRTSDELAGAQPYFDRFIFEAFVPKQ from the coding sequence ATGGCCAATGCATTGAAGAAAGCGCTGATTGGCGGCGCAGTGGCCGCGGGATTGGGCGTGTGGGCGGTGGCCCCGCGCACTTTCAACAACAAGCGGAAGAACTACGTGCCCACGCTGCCGGATGTGCTGTATGCGCACCGCGGTCTGCACGACGCCGGCTCCGGTCTCTCGCAACAGCATGCCGGCGAAAGCGGCGAGTACATCGCACTCGCGCGCCGCATGGCATTGCGCGCCGGGTACGGCTCCATCGACGAGCCCGGCCCGCTGGCACCTGAGAACTCACTGGCCGCATTCGCGGCGGCGGCCGAGGCGGGGTACGGCATCGAACTCGACGTGCAGCTGACGCTCGACAACAAGGTGGTCGTGGCCCATGACCCCGATCTGCTGCGTGTGGCGGGAGATCCGCGCAATATTCGCGATCTCACCTACGACGAGCTCGTGCGCATCCCGCTGTTCCCCACGGCGGCTCCCGGTGCCGAGGTCTCCCCGTTGCTGCCCGGCGCCACCGAGAATCCGCCGCTTGTGACCACGCCATCGCAGGCACAGGCCGGGTATTACCAGCATGTGCCGCTGCTCGAGGATGTGCTGCGTGTGGTGGACGGCCGCGTGCCGATCATCGTCGAATTCAAATTCGAGAACTACCGTACGTGGGACGACCGCGACGAGGAGCTCATGCAGACCGCGGCCGATCTGCTCGACGCCTACCAGGGACTGTATGTGGTGGAGTCGTTCAACCCGGCCGCAATGAACTGGTACAAGCGCGAGCACCCCGATGTATGCCGCGGCCAGCTCGCCGAAGACACGGCGTTCACTGCGAACCCGATGCTGTGGATGGGCGGCAAGCTCATGTTCAACGAGATCTCGCGCCCGGACTTCGTGGCATACGATTTCAAGAACGGCGACGGCGCCATGCTGCGCTTCGTGCGCAGAATGGGCGCGATGGCCGTGGCGTGGACCGTGCGCACCTCCGACGAGCTCGCGGGCGCGCAGCCGTACTTCGACCGCTTCATTTTCGAGGCATTCGTACCGAAGCAGTGA
- a CDS encoding Mur ligase family protein, producing the protein MADSGTSNANPVRAHAPWYGFATPFVGKSVRWASRLLHHGGSAFPGKVVERFDPTFLSRTLSTLPLGVVLVSGTNGKTTTTRMVATMLESLGLKVFTNPTGSNFTRGVVSSILTEVPLNGRLDADIAVLELDEAYAVHFVEQVQPRYALLLNVMRDQLDRFGEIDNTARLLGHVAAATRGTVVLNREDPRIARLRDVVKDGVRTRYFGLAEGLHHYFPADDDMTTTFQVQPADSAQAPEAADAQIVDVAHDVGSAHELHADVMLTKVGDHHAQMIVDGREYESDVKLEGVYNLFNAAAALAVVRAVQADLRRPNAVGYAAAQLDRADSARAFTARAHTFADADTDALFAALADVTPAFGRGEVIDVNGSPVELLLVKNPMGFRLALASFPPEGADTMIAINDQYADGRDMSWLWDVDFTSLRPTGVAMVSGVRAWDMALRLEYDQVPVAKVEPDLHAAVREFVDANPGTPKHIYCTYTAMLAIRAELAAVADVADAGVGK; encoded by the coding sequence ATGGCAGATTCCGGCACCTCCAATGCGAACCCGGTGCGCGCGCACGCACCCTGGTATGGCTTTGCGACCCCGTTCGTGGGCAAATCCGTGCGCTGGGCCTCGCGCCTGCTCCATCACGGCGGCAGCGCGTTCCCCGGCAAGGTGGTGGAACGGTTCGACCCCACGTTCCTGAGCCGCACGCTGAGCACATTGCCGCTCGGGGTGGTGCTCGTCTCCGGTACGAACGGCAAGACCACCACCACCCGCATGGTCGCCACGATGCTCGAATCGCTGGGTCTCAAGGTGTTCACGAACCCGACCGGCTCCAACTTCACGCGTGGCGTCGTCTCGTCGATCCTCACCGAAGTGCCGTTGAACGGCCGCTTGGACGCCGACATCGCCGTGCTCGAACTCGACGAGGCCTACGCCGTGCACTTCGTGGAGCAGGTGCAGCCACGCTATGCGCTGCTGCTCAATGTGATGCGCGACCAGCTCGACCGTTTCGGCGAGATCGACAACACCGCTCGGCTTCTCGGCCATGTCGCCGCGGCGACCCGCGGCACCGTGGTGCTCAACCGGGAGGACCCGCGCATCGCACGCCTGCGCGACGTGGTGAAGGACGGCGTACGTACCCGCTACTTCGGCTTGGCCGAAGGCCTGCACCACTATTTCCCCGCCGACGACGATATGACCACCACGTTCCAGGTGCAGCCCGCAGATTCGGCGCAGGCTCCCGAAGCCGCGGATGCGCAGATCGTCGACGTCGCGCATGATGTCGGCAGCGCGCACGAGCTGCACGCCGACGTCATGCTCACCAAGGTGGGCGACCACCATGCGCAGATGATCGTCGACGGGCGTGAATACGAGTCAGACGTCAAGCTGGAAGGCGTCTACAATCTGTTCAATGCGGCTGCCGCGCTCGCCGTGGTGCGCGCCGTGCAGGCCGACCTGCGCAGGCCGAACGCGGTGGGATATGCGGCCGCCCAATTGGATCGAGCAGATTCCGCCCGCGCATTCACCGCGCGCGCTCACACATTCGCCGACGCCGACACCGACGCGCTGTTCGCCGCGCTCGCCGACGTGACGCCGGCATTCGGCCGCGGTGAGGTGATCGACGTGAACGGTTCACCGGTGGAGCTGCTGCTCGTCAAGAACCCGATGGGCTTCCGCCTGGCGCTCGCCTCGTTCCCGCCTGAAGGCGCCGACACGATGATCGCGATCAACGACCAGTACGCCGACGGCCGTGACATGAGCTGGCTGTGGGACGTCGATTTCACGAGTCTGCGGCCCACAGGCGTCGCGATGGTGTCCGGCGTGCGCGCGTGGGACATGGCATTGCGTTTGGAATACGACCAGGTGCCGGTGGCGAAGGTCGAACCCGATCTGCACGCCGCCGTGCGCGAGTTCGTCGACGCGAATCCGGGCACGCCGAAACACATCTACTGCACGTACACGGCCATGCTCGCCATTCGCGCCGAGCTCGCCGCCGTGGCCGATGTGGCCGACGCCGGCGTGGGCAAGTAA
- a CDS encoding phasin family protein, whose protein sequence is MTDETKNETENKTNSAMPNFGEGLRRVFLAGVGAIAATAEKGQELVNDLVKRGELTVEQGKKLNSELAHKAGEKSDSLKEKLADASNTVRDAAAGLSDQAEQTIKKATEKKSDEQ, encoded by the coding sequence ATGACTGACGAAACCAAGAACGAAACCGAGAACAAGACCAACTCCGCAATGCCGAACTTCGGCGAGGGCCTGCGCAGGGTGTTCCTTGCCGGCGTGGGCGCCATTGCAGCTACTGCCGAGAAGGGTCAGGAGCTCGTGAACGACCTCGTCAAGCGTGGTGAGCTCACCGTGGAGCAGGGCAAGAAGCTCAACTCCGAACTCGCCCACAAGGCCGGCGAGAAGTCCGACTCGCTCAAGGAGAAGCTCGCAGACGCCTCCAACACCGTTCGCGATGCGGCCGCCGGTCTGAGCGACCAGGCCGAGCAGACGATCAAGAAGGCCACCGAGAAGAAGTCCGACGAGCAGTGA
- a CDS encoding RNA degradosome polyphosphate kinase, which translates to MSQIFNAPSKAILRSQIAEHIAETDKSDKRENMEGELPLPPDRFFDRELSWLKFNKRVLELAQDETIPIIERASFAAIFASNLDEFFMVRVAGLKRRIDTGIAVTSASGLSPRQQMRAISEQAHRLQDEHAHYVVDTILPELAKQNIQLLGWDKLTIAEQERLSRYFRQQVFPVLTPLAVDPAHPFPYISGGSINLAVLVENPTSGKSHFARVKIPDNLDRLVPVDDMTEDEAEDVRYGFITMENLIIAHLETLFPGMIIKEARSFRVTRNEDIEVEEDDAENLLNAIEKELLRRRFGPPIRLEISDETSPFLSQLLADQMGVTPDEVYRLPAPLDATVLFELGGIDRPDLKFPPFVPTTNRQIAEVESSRAQDIFAAIRERDILLHHPYDSFSTSVQAFLAQAAADPKVLAIKQTLYRTSSNSPIIDALIDAAQAGKQVLALVELKARFDEDANIAWARKLERAGVHVVYGIVGLKTHCKLSLVVRQEADGLTRYCHVGTGNYNPKTARQYTDLGLLTCDPVVGQDMTKLFNQLSGYAPKSSFHRLLVAPRTVRSGLIQRIRREEEAARAGKEAWIKIKVNSIVDEKTIDALYRASQAGVKIDIVERGICSLKPGVPGLSENIRVRSILGRFLEHSRIYAFANSDGPQIGEGPVSGPEVWIGSADLMHRNLDRRVEALVRITAPEQVQELIDYVDLQMADTTSSWHMQPDGTYVRHSKDAEGKPLLDCQEYLIKKHMRKKVTN; encoded by the coding sequence GCAGCCAGATTGCCGAACATATCGCCGAAACGGACAAAAGCGACAAGCGGGAGAACATGGAGGGCGAGCTCCCGCTGCCACCCGACCGCTTCTTCGACCGCGAGCTCAGCTGGCTCAAATTCAACAAACGCGTGCTCGAACTCGCGCAGGACGAGACGATTCCGATCATCGAACGCGCGAGCTTCGCGGCGATCTTCGCCAGCAATCTCGACGAGTTCTTCATGGTCCGTGTCGCCGGTCTCAAGCGCCGCATCGACACCGGCATCGCCGTGACGAGCGCGAGCGGACTGAGCCCACGCCAGCAGATGCGCGCAATCTCCGAGCAGGCGCACCGCTTGCAGGACGAGCATGCGCATTACGTCGTCGACACGATCCTGCCCGAACTCGCCAAGCAGAACATCCAGCTGCTCGGCTGGGACAAGCTCACGATCGCCGAGCAGGAGCGCCTCTCCCGCTACTTCCGCCAGCAGGTCTTCCCGGTGCTCACGCCGCTCGCGGTGGACCCGGCGCACCCCTTCCCCTATATTTCCGGCGGTTCGATCAATCTCGCCGTGCTCGTGGAGAACCCGACCTCCGGCAAGTCCCACTTCGCACGAGTGAAGATTCCCGACAATCTCGACCGTCTCGTTCCCGTCGACGACATGACCGAAGACGAGGCGGAGGACGTCCGCTACGGCTTCATCACAATGGAGAATCTGATCATCGCACATCTGGAGACGCTGTTCCCGGGCATGATCATCAAGGAGGCGCGCTCGTTCCGCGTCACCCGAAACGAAGATATCGAGGTGGAGGAAGACGACGCCGAGAATCTGCTCAACGCGATCGAGAAGGAACTGCTGCGCCGCCGTTTCGGACCGCCGATCCGCCTGGAAATCTCCGATGAGACGTCGCCGTTCCTCTCCCAGCTGCTTGCGGACCAGATGGGCGTGACGCCGGACGAGGTGTACCGTCTGCCGGCGCCGCTCGATGCCACCGTGCTCTTCGAACTCGGCGGCATCGACCGGCCGGACCTGAAATTCCCGCCCTTCGTGCCGACGACGAACCGGCAGATCGCCGAGGTCGAGTCGAGCCGCGCGCAAGACATCTTCGCCGCGATCCGCGAGCGCGACATTCTGCTGCATCACCCGTACGACTCGTTCTCGACGTCGGTGCAGGCGTTCCTCGCGCAGGCGGCCGCCGACCCGAAGGTGCTCGCCATCAAGCAGACGCTCTACCGCACGTCGAGCAACTCGCCGATCATCGACGCGCTCATCGACGCCGCACAGGCCGGCAAGCAGGTGCTCGCGCTCGTCGAGCTCAAGGCGCGCTTCGACGAGGATGCGAACATTGCGTGGGCGCGCAAGCTCGAACGCGCCGGCGTACACGTCGTCTACGGCATTGTCGGGTTGAAGACGCACTGCAAGCTCTCGCTCGTCGTTCGTCAGGAGGCGGACGGCCTCACCCGCTACTGCCACGTGGGCACCGGCAACTACAATCCGAAGACCGCGCGCCAGTACACCGATCTCGGCCTGCTCACCTGCGACCCGGTGGTGGGGCAGGATATGACGAAGCTGTTCAACCAGCTTTCCGGCTACGCGCCGAAGTCGAGCTTCCACCGTCTGCTCGTCGCGCCGCGCACCGTGCGCTCCGGGCTGATCCAGCGCATTCGCCGCGAGGAGGAGGCCGCGCGCGCCGGCAAGGAGGCGTGGATCAAGATCAAGGTGAACTCGATCGTGGACGAGAAGACGATCGACGCCCTCTACCGCGCCAGCCAGGCCGGTGTGAAGATCGACATCGTCGAGCGCGGCATCTGCTCGCTCAAGCCAGGCGTACCCGGGCTTTCCGAGAACATTCGCGTGCGCTCCATTCTCGGCCGCTTCCTCGAACACAGCCGCATCTACGCGTTCGCGAACTCGGACGGTCCACAGATTGGCGAGGGCCCGGTTTCCGGGCCGGAGGTGTGGATCGGTTCCGCCGACCTCATGCACCGCAATCTTGACCGCCGAGTCGAGGCGCTCGTGCGCATCACCGCGCCCGAGCAGGTGCAGGAGCTCATCGACTACGTGGACCTGCAGATGGCCGACACCACGTCGAGCTGGCATATGCAGCCCGACGGCACCTACGTGCGCCATTCGAAGGACGCGGAAGGCAAGCCGCTGCTCGATTGTCAGGAGTACCTGATCAAGAAGCATATGCGCAAGAAGGTCACGAACTGA
- a CDS encoding NUDIX hydrolase, with protein MSEKRTVEAAGGIVYRIVRSIGSMMAPLSANDVEVCLVHRPKYDDWSWPKGKLEINESHRHAAVREIGEETGFPVALGPFLGEVEYPLSSEGKKTRHTGRGDGKDATKHVLYWMATQISDDDNWHRREAFAPIHAVDLGEVSEISWLSLDKARKRLTHSTDRDMLALFVDRIEEGALTTTPLLLVRHAKAEPRKQWDGTEPHRPITPEGAAAAYALDRELACYNPVELATSPWTRCEQTIEMLSWQTKRERRALPPLTEEAFERDPQAAWHCFAEQIKHVLETGNTMAICMHRPVIGGMFEHLRPLCATKSLAKRLVAKSPYMATANAFALFLVQTEDGPRIIDIQKVTPIVY; from the coding sequence ATGAGTGAGAAACGAACTGTGGAGGCTGCGGGCGGCATCGTGTACCGCATTGTGCGCAGCATCGGCTCAATGATGGCTCCGTTGAGCGCGAACGACGTGGAGGTGTGCCTCGTGCACCGCCCGAAATACGATGACTGGAGCTGGCCGAAAGGCAAACTGGAGATCAACGAATCGCACCGGCACGCGGCGGTGCGCGAAATCGGCGAGGAAACGGGCTTCCCCGTCGCGCTCGGCCCGTTCCTGGGCGAAGTGGAGTACCCGCTCTCCTCCGAGGGCAAGAAAACGCGTCACACGGGCCGCGGCGACGGCAAGGACGCCACCAAGCATGTGCTGTACTGGATGGCCACGCAAATCAGCGACGACGACAACTGGCACCGCCGCGAGGCCTTCGCCCCCATTCACGCGGTCGATCTGGGCGAGGTGAGCGAGATCTCGTGGCTCTCGCTCGACAAGGCGCGCAAGAGGCTCACGCATTCCACCGACCGCGATATGCTCGCGCTATTCGTGGACCGCATCGAGGAGGGCGCGCTCACAACGACGCCATTGCTGCTCGTGCGCCATGCCAAGGCGGAGCCGCGCAAGCAGTGGGACGGCACCGAGCCGCACCGCCCGATTACCCCGGAGGGCGCCGCCGCCGCGTATGCGCTCGACCGCGAACTCGCCTGCTATAATCCGGTCGAGCTCGCCACCTCGCCGTGGACCCGCTGTGAACAGACCATAGAAATGCTCTCCTGGCAAACGAAACGCGAGCGCCGCGCACTGCCGCCGCTCACCGAGGAGGCGTTCGAGCGCGACCCGCAGGCGGCCTGGCATTGCTTCGCCGAGCAGATCAAACATGTGCTCGAGACCGGCAACACGATGGCGATTTGCATGCACAGGCCGGTGATCGGTGGTATGTTTGAACATCTGCGCCCATTGTGCGCAACCAAATCGCTGGCTAAGAGACTCGTCGCGAAATCGCCGTACATGGCCACGGCGAACGCGTTCGCGCTGTTCCTCGTGCAGACCGAAGATGGCCCGCGCATCATCGACATACAGAAAGTGACGCCTATTGTCTACTAA
- a CDS encoding type 1 glutamine amidotransferase, with protein MSKAIDVVSLYPKDMNIYGDSGNVLAVERRLALYGYEPYVHAVNQNDPWPEHADIILGGGGQDTGQKKIIEDLFRRADQLRDLAQSGVPMLMICGLYQLFGEYFETIDGTKLEGISIIRAYTVGRDVRMIGNLVEHSAQFGDVIGYENHSGQTFLREGVQPLGTVDGDGAGNNGEDHTEGARVHNVIGTYMHGSLLPKNPKITDFMIRTAAERRYGAFDPEQTDAQRAELARIDEYAAHARETAATRPR; from the coding sequence ATGAGCAAGGCAATCGACGTGGTGTCGCTCTACCCGAAAGATATGAACATATACGGCGACAGCGGCAATGTGCTCGCCGTGGAGCGCAGGCTCGCACTGTACGGGTACGAGCCGTATGTGCATGCCGTGAACCAGAATGACCCGTGGCCCGAACATGCCGACATCATTCTGGGCGGCGGCGGCCAGGACACCGGTCAGAAGAAGATCATCGAAGACCTCTTCCGCCGTGCCGACCAGCTGCGCGACCTCGCTCAGAGCGGCGTGCCGATGCTCATGATCTGCGGGCTCTACCAGTTGTTCGGCGAGTATTTCGAAACGATCGACGGCACGAAGCTCGAGGGCATCTCGATTATTCGCGCCTACACGGTGGGCCGTGACGTGCGCATGATAGGCAATCTCGTCGAGCACAGCGCACAGTTCGGCGATGTGATCGGCTATGAGAACCACTCCGGGCAGACCTTCCTGCGCGAGGGCGTGCAGCCGCTCGGCACGGTGGACGGCGACGGCGCGGGCAACAACGGCGAGGACCACACCGAGGGCGCGCGTGTGCACAATGTGATCGGCACCTACATGCACGGCTCGTTGCTGCCGAAGAACCCGAAGATCACCGATTTCATGATCCGCACGGCGGCCGAACGCCGCTACGGCGCATTCGACCCCGAGCAGACGGACGCCCAGCGCGCCGAGCTCGCGCGCATCGACGAATATGCGGCACACGCCCGCGAGACGGCGGCCACACGACCCCGGTGA